One window of Hujiaoplasma nucleasis genomic DNA carries:
- a CDS encoding immunoglobulin-like domain-containing protein, with protein sequence MKSILTKRVIVIFSIILVITVGSVVLAFTLNNTNIPRVENGDEIVYSKLDDNGDVLYTITKQELFDEMKRNNGMNQILSILDESLLASYLDQISQDDIDERLEYLKYQTNDQEVIDGYSDDVKEGLEENYRQLIILSGYEGHPEDFAKILIARENFVRDYLIDNDEITESEIAEYYLNDYFEDIDAIRLRFLNKDDAMNILYHFNLAELDGLLTTYNGFSFKDESLKDLNGDIIEAQITIDTYYFHSSGDILDSYGNLAYDFDNEIYTNQDDDEFTLDDNGNLLDDEENIVIEHDFIFTNEEDAVNHKEENTTYFKVILNNEIIEVYTLDDVLTYTVENDIIYDINDNDVTDSIDLRFNKEFTAIEDVKTFTSNNTSPLTEDEVLSYYIQMYNYIYGNFRTELDELASIEDLIALDNEYLQYNFQDIKELNSTLATYMFSDISQLNDKVYSAEPKTIGDYSYMVFKLSEGTKYDMKDHIINVIKQSIELPKETITDLEFPAEGPYDSTITWRSSKTSVIANNGAVTIPEEDSLVTLTYTIKVLGITQTGTVRVGVKASGSANTEIQDLVENDLPEITLTEMIGDDTLYNDIKDLVLEEKVNTSSVIDDYMNQARKAANFQVFDYYLSLDYIQNYDSAYEFKDGKDNTIASIDVDGQTIKLSAEQFYQRGLNRNPSLMIFYAAQFKEGLNSEYFQALFGSQKDIDKNNSDLMEVLEYRSSMIKQEYSYFVQNPDIYNYYKMVYGYNFNLDTYQSYLYTRYHIYNDEQLLQNLILGELRLSYVKDVLETENITDKIYSIVETNYENFFSLDTEHILVFFDFDEDTKTDDYFEYYDNLSASEQSEFDALTKSLETAIKESEDSLEDIVKAYENASRDDETWGEFKQVGIILKYESLNPTSGQGQSQTEESLTYKQVKNSFAEEFTAALIDLYNEYQNPLNAEEGHLLSNEFVETSFGLHLIRVEKGDDFDGISLKATEGVSDPLLNDLDKPSLSQIETYYTYKLYETFYDLDNVDVEDIYGIALPVIPNDMLENLNFYAEETLESIFGTYMVNYAYILEIQEGQVSNAITQAEFDTNMGLLLDIYYYNTIETLEE encoded by the coding sequence ATGAAAAGCATATTAACGAAGAGAGTCATTGTTATTTTTTCTATTATTTTAGTGATAACAGTGGGCTCAGTTGTATTAGCATTTACACTAAATAACACAAATATCCCAAGGGTTGAAAACGGAGATGAAATCGTTTATTCAAAACTTGATGATAATGGTGATGTCTTATATACCATCACCAAACAAGAATTATTTGATGAAATGAAAAGAAACAATGGGATGAATCAAATCTTATCGATTTTAGATGAATCTTTATTAGCTTCTTATTTAGATCAAATTAGTCAAGATGATATCGATGAAAGGCTTGAATACTTGAAATATCAAACCAATGACCAAGAAGTGATTGATGGTTATTCTGATGATGTTAAAGAAGGTCTAGAAGAAAACTATAGACAATTAATTATTTTATCAGGCTATGAAGGCCATCCAGAAGATTTTGCTAAAATATTAATTGCTAGAGAAAACTTTGTAAGAGATTATCTTATTGACAATGATGAAATCACTGAAAGTGAAATTGCTGAATATTACTTAAATGATTATTTTGAAGATATTGATGCTATTCGCTTAAGATTCTTAAATAAAGATGATGCTATGAATATCTTATATCATTTTAATTTAGCTGAACTTGATGGATTATTAACCACTTATAATGGTTTTTCTTTCAAAGATGAGTCTTTAAAGGACTTAAACGGTGATATCATTGAAGCTCAAATCACTATCGATACTTACTACTTCCATTCTTCTGGTGATATTCTTGATTCTTATGGTAACTTAGCCTATGATTTTGATAATGAAATTTACACCAATCAAGATGATGATGAATTTACTTTAGATGATAATGGAAATCTACTAGATGATGAAGAAAATATAGTTATTGAACATGATTTCATCTTTACTAACGAAGAAGATGCTGTAAACCATAAAGAAGAAAACACAACTTATTTTAAAGTTATTCTAAATAATGAAATAATTGAAGTTTATACCTTAGATGATGTTTTAACTTATACTGTTGAAAATGATATTATCTATGATATTAACGATAATGATGTGACTGATTCTATTGATTTAAGATTCAATAAGGAATTCACAGCGATTGAAGATGTTAAAACATTTACATCTAACAATACTAGTCCATTAACAGAAGATGAAGTTTTATCATATTATATTCAAATGTACAATTACATTTATGGAAATTTCCGTACTGAACTAGATGAATTGGCTAGCATTGAAGACTTAATTGCTCTAGATAATGAATATTTACAATATAACTTCCAAGATATTAAAGAACTTAATTCTACATTAGCTACTTACATGTTCTCAGATATTAGCCAACTAAATGACAAAGTATACTCAGCAGAACCAAAAACAATTGGTGATTATTCATACATGGTATTTAAATTATCTGAAGGCACAAAATATGACATGAAAGATCACATCATTAATGTGATTAAACAATCTATTGAACTACCTAAAGAAACTATTACTGATTTAGAATTTCCAGCTGAAGGTCCTTATGATTCAACAATCACTTGGAGATCTTCAAAAACTTCTGTTATTGCTAATAATGGTGCAGTAACCATTCCTGAAGAAGATTCTTTAGTAACTTTAACTTATACCATTAAAGTTTTAGGCATTACACAAACTGGTACTGTTCGTGTAGGTGTTAAAGCTAGTGGAAGTGCAAACACTGAAATTCAAGATTTAGTTGAAAATGATTTACCAGAAATCACCTTAACTGAAATGATTGGTGATGATACATTATATAACGATATTAAAGACCTTGTCTTAGAAGAAAAAGTTAATACTTCTTCTGTTATAGATGACTATATGAACCAAGCAAGAAAAGCTGCTAACTTCCAAGTATTTGACTACTATTTATCATTAGACTACATTCAAAATTATGATTCAGCTTATGAATTTAAAGACGGTAAAGATAATACAATAGCTAGTATTGATGTTGATGGACAAACAATCAAATTGTCAGCTGAACAATTCTATCAAAGAGGTTTAAATAGAAACCCATCATTAATGATTTTCTATGCAGCTCAATTTAAAGAAGGTTTAAATTCAGAATATTTCCAAGCATTATTTGGTTCTCAAAAAGACATAGATAAAAATAATTCAGACTTAATGGAAGTCTTAGAATACCGTTCATCTATGATTAAACAAGAGTATTCATATTTTGTTCAAAACCCTGATATTTATAATTACTATAAAATGGTCTATGGTTATAATTTCAATTTAGATACTTATCAATCATATTTATACACAAGATACCATATTTACAATGACGAACAATTATTACAAAATTTAATCCTTGGTGAATTAAGATTATCTTATGTTAAAGATGTATTGGAAACTGAAAACATAACTGATAAAATATATTCAATCGTTGAAACAAATTATGAAAACTTCTTCTCATTAGATACAGAACACATTCTTGTATTCTTTGATTTTGATGAAGATACTAAAACAGATGATTACTTTGAATACTATGATAATTTATCCGCAAGTGAACAAAGTGAATTTGATGCCCTTACTAAATCATTAGAAACTGCTATTAAAGAATCTGAAGATTCATTAGAAGATATCGTTAAAGCTTACGAAAACGCAAGTAGAGACGACGAAACTTGGGGTGAGTTCAAACAAGTTGGTATCATATTAAAATATGAATCATTAAATCCTACATCAGGACAAGGCCAATCACAAACTGAAGAATCATTAACTTACAAACAAGTTAAAAATTCATTTGCAGAAGAGTTTACAGCCGCTTTAATAGATTTATATAATGAATATCAAAATCCATTAAATGCTGAAGAAGGTCATTTATTATCAAATGAATTTGTTGAAACAAGTTTTGGTTTACACTTAATTAGAGTTGAAAAAGGCGATGACTTTGATGGTATTTCTTTAAAAGCTACTGAAGGCGTTTCTGATCCTTTATTAAATGACTTAGATAAACCATCTTTATCACAAATTGAAACATATTATACTTACAAACTTTATGAAACTTTCTATGATTTAGATAATGTTGATGTTGAAGATATTTATGGTATAGCCTTACCAGTGATTCCAAATGATATGTTAGAAAACTTAAATTTCTATGCTGAAGAAACCTTAGAATCTATCTTTGGTACTTACATGGTAAATTATGCTTACATATTAGAAATCCAAGAAGGTCAAGTATCAAATGCAATTACACAAGCAGAATTTGATACAAACATGGGCTTACTACTTGATATTTATTACTACAACACGATTGAAACACTTGAAGAATAA
- a CDS encoding HD domain-containing protein — MIEVGQTYDFFGKVNLIDDSTYESYPVNVTTENNETVIVRVKQSKKVELNKIYFFNTKAIEFKDKIHLEASNFTPIEDTDIEDENREKLMKFFYEYAPINIVDIKKDIEVAIGQIKNKVIKDISDKIYQRFQKDFYLYPAASKFHHAYISGLAYHTHSMLRLSEGFMAVYPFLNRDLMVSGIILHDICKIFEFTSYENSEYTIKGKLIGHISMGVNLIHEVAKDLGYEESEEVMLLEHILISHHYYGNFGSPKKPNIAEALMIHFIDNIDSKACVLGEELDLVNKGELTKSMPVLDRERYYKHHLTNE, encoded by the coding sequence ATGATAGAAGTCGGACAAACATACGATTTTTTTGGCAAAGTTAATCTCATTGATGATTCAACTTATGAATCTTATCCAGTCAATGTGACAACTGAAAATAATGAGACTGTGATTGTTAGAGTAAAACAATCAAAAAAAGTAGAACTCAATAAAATTTATTTTTTTAACACAAAGGCAATTGAGTTTAAAGATAAAATTCACTTAGAAGCTTCTAATTTTACTCCTATTGAAGATACAGATATAGAAGATGAGAACAGAGAAAAATTAATGAAGTTTTTCTATGAATATGCTCCAATCAATATTGTTGATATAAAAAAAGATATTGAAGTGGCTATAGGTCAAATTAAGAACAAAGTCATTAAGGATATTTCTGATAAAATTTATCAACGCTTTCAAAAAGATTTTTATCTTTATCCAGCAGCCAGTAAGTTTCATCACGCCTATATATCAGGGTTAGCTTACCATACACATTCAATGTTAAGGTTGTCTGAAGGTTTTATGGCAGTTTATCCTTTTTTGAATAGAGATTTAATGGTATCTGGCATTATTCTACATGATATATGCAAGATATTTGAATTTACTTCATATGAAAACAGTGAATATACCATTAAAGGTAAGTTGATTGGCCATATATCTATGGGTGTTAACTTAATTCATGAAGTAGCTAAGGATTTAGGTTATGAAGAAAGCGAAGAAGTGATGTTACTAGAACATATTTTAATATCACATCATTATTATGGTAATTTTGGTTCTCCTAAAAAGCCAAATATAGCAGAAGCTTTAATGATTCACTTCATAGATAACATAGATTCAAAAGCTTGTGTATTAGGCGAAGAGCTAGATCTAGTTAATAAAGGGGAATTAACTAAATCTATGCCAGTCTTAGATAGAGAAAGATATTACAAACATCACTTAACCAATGAATAA
- the pulA gene encoding type I pullulanase, with protein sequence MNYKKLSAYLDDSDIITVIVDQKYYHDENQLSIYHEKEMIDFEKHTENLYDGYYKLTLRVDKTINLRENWRLTLDESLETEIMSGKVVRTKSFLSENHYQKNDLGITYHFDYSIFKLWAPIAKKVHIYMESPQGQNYTHELSYEEFGVWSLKLDGNYEGYAYIYHVYVNGSWKKVKDPYALASKANGELAYVVDLDQTYAMSHSYRNNKDNLIYELSVRDFTADHNIKFKYPKQYLGMIEEGLMSKENHPIAFDYLKGLGISHIQLMPVYDFTGIDELKANESYNWGYNPNQYFVPEGSYASQPNHPYSRINELKQVIDTYHKENIGVIMDVVYNHVDEYADFPYEILVPGYSFRLDDKDMMTNYSGCGNDLDASKPMIRKLIIDSLKHWLSFYQMDGFRFDLMGLIDVNTMNEASQVLKELRPDCLIYGEGWRIDQNNQLAHMFNKKVSKDIGFFNDQFRDTLKGSTFNVLDKGFALGNMSYKKVVDAFLKAKSLLDVNQSINYIECHDNHTFFDKAMTIYNDAELVRKYQLIGSLLTILAPGTPFIHLGQEFYRSKSMVENSYNSGDGVNHIEWKSVDEYYEDIQIFRKIIALRKLMTSRIPKNIEWFDSALKITYDKYDVYIQLKAGTMVVDHTYPVYLSSFKLQEMNQKYLIDGIGILILERKEL encoded by the coding sequence ATGAACTATAAAAAATTAAGCGCATATTTGGATGATTCAGATATTATTACAGTTATTGTTGATCAAAAATACTATCATGATGAAAATCAACTCTCAATATATCATGAAAAAGAAATGATTGACTTTGAAAAACATACTGAGAATTTATATGATGGATATTATAAGCTTACATTAAGAGTAGACAAAACCATCAATTTAAGAGAAAATTGGAGACTGACTTTAGACGAATCATTAGAAACCGAGATTATGAGTGGTAAAGTGGTTAGAACTAAATCATTTCTTAGTGAAAACCATTATCAAAAAAATGATTTGGGTATTACTTATCATTTTGATTATTCAATTTTTAAGTTGTGGGCACCTATCGCAAAAAAAGTTCATATATATATGGAATCACCACAAGGTCAAAATTATACACATGAACTTTCTTATGAAGAATTTGGAGTTTGGTCTTTAAAACTAGATGGAAATTATGAAGGTTATGCCTATATTTACCACGTGTATGTTAATGGTTCTTGGAAAAAAGTGAAAGATCCTTATGCTCTTGCTTCAAAAGCCAATGGTGAACTTGCCTATGTCGTTGATTTAGATCAAACATACGCTATGTCGCATTCTTATCGAAATAATAAAGACAACCTTATTTACGAACTTAGTGTTAGGGATTTTACAGCTGATCATAATATAAAATTTAAGTATCCCAAACAATATTTGGGGATGATTGAAGAAGGTCTAATGTCTAAAGAAAATCATCCTATCGCTTTTGACTATCTTAAAGGCTTAGGTATTAGTCATATTCAACTGATGCCAGTTTATGATTTTACAGGTATTGATGAATTAAAAGCCAACGAATCTTATAACTGGGGTTATAACCCTAACCAATATTTTGTTCCAGAAGGCTCTTATGCAAGTCAGCCTAATCATCCATATTCTAGAATCAATGAATTAAAACAAGTTATAGACACTTATCATAAAGAAAATATAGGGGTCATTATGGATGTGGTCTATAATCATGTAGATGAATATGCTGATTTTCCCTATGAAATTCTTGTGCCTGGCTATTCTTTTAGATTAGATGATAAGGATATGATGACCAATTATTCTGGCTGTGGAAATGATTTAGATGCATCAAAACCAATGATAAGAAAACTCATTATTGATTCATTAAAACATTGGTTAAGTTTTTATCAAATGGATGGATTTAGGTTTGATTTAATGGGATTGATTGATGTAAATACCATGAATGAAGCGAGTCAAGTATTAAAAGAATTAAGACCTGATTGCTTAATCTATGGTGAAGGATGGCGTATTGATCAAAATAATCAATTGGCACATATGTTTAATAAAAAAGTAAGTAAGGACATAGGCTTCTTTAATGATCAATTTAGAGATACATTAAAGGGTTCCACCTTTAATGTATTAGATAAGGGTTTTGCCTTAGGCAATATGTCATATAAAAAGGTAGTCGATGCCTTTTTGAAAGCCAAAAGTTTATTAGATGTAAATCAATCAATTAATTATATAGAATGTCATGATAATCATACTTTTTTTGATAAAGCTATGACTATTTATAATGATGCTGAACTGGTTAGAAAATATCAGTTAATAGGCTCATTATTGACCATCTTAGCACCAGGAACACCTTTTATACATTTGGGACAAGAGTTTTATAGAAGTAAGTCTATGGTTGAAAATTCTTATAATTCTGGCGATGGAGTCAACCATATAGAATGGAAATCAGTAGATGAATACTATGAAGATATTCAAATCTTTAGAAAAATCATAGCTTTAAGGAAGCTAATGACTTCTAGAATACCTAAAAATATCGAATGGTTTGACTCTGCATTAAAAATAACTTATGATAAATATGATGTTTATATACAATTAAAAGCAGGAACTATGGTGGTTGATCATACTTATCCTGTATATTTATCTTCATTTAAGCTACAAGAAATGAATCAAAAGTATTTAATTGATGGTATAGGTATTCTGATTTTAGAAAGGAAAGAATTATGA
- a CDS encoding CCA tRNA nucleotidyltransferase, which yields MKDLVKSGKKILKKLNEHAYEAFFVGGYVRDQILGIESDDIDITTNALPEQIEALFEKTIPTGKKFGTITVLLDGFSFEVTTYRVDQEYKNHRQPSQVFFSKDLREDLIRRDFTINAMAMDIDGVLIDLFGGQEDIKEKRIKAIQDPYQRFKEDALRILRAIRFAGKLNFNIEEDTMKAMRDDVYLLKKLARERISKEFKLILSQEYVGKSYLLMNDIQLFKVFDDLGQAIVKLNNKTENYSLEEFFALAIYPTGVLNDRQWRLSKKEKSNIESIVYLMELLYKHRINPMVAYHYQENHILSADKLLSHFYDYQSQKDKIINLYKHLLISNYQDLDITGQAISNLVNDKSNTGRIIEKLIEEVLLAKIENKKEVLLNRAKKLAEEINEL from the coding sequence ATGAAAGATTTGGTTAAATCTGGCAAAAAAATATTGAAAAAACTCAATGAGCATGCTTATGAGGCTTTTTTTGTTGGTGGCTATGTTAGAGACCAAATTTTAGGTATAGAATCTGATGATATCGATATTACAACGAATGCTTTACCTGAACAAATAGAAGCCTTGTTTGAAAAAACCATACCCACTGGTAAGAAATTTGGAACCATCACAGTCTTGCTTGATGGTTTTAGTTTTGAAGTCACCACTTACCGTGTTGACCAAGAATATAAAAACCATCGTCAACCTTCACAAGTTTTCTTTTCAAAAGATTTAAGAGAAGACTTAATACGCAGAGACTTTACCATTAATGCAATGGCAATGGATATAGATGGAGTTTTGATAGATTTGTTTGGTGGACAAGAAGACATTAAAGAAAAACGTATTAAGGCTATTCAAGATCCTTATCAACGATTTAAAGAAGATGCTTTAAGAATATTAAGGGCTATTCGATTCGCTGGTAAACTTAATTTTAATATTGAAGAAGATACCATGAAAGCTATGAGGGATGATGTCTATTTACTAAAGAAACTTGCAAGAGAACGCATTAGCAAAGAATTTAAGTTGATATTAAGTCAAGAATATGTTGGAAAGTCATATCTCTTAATGAATGATATACAACTGTTTAAAGTCTTTGATGATCTAGGTCAAGCCATTGTAAAACTTAATAATAAAACAGAAAATTATTCTTTAGAAGAATTTTTTGCCTTAGCAATTTATCCTACCGGGGTGTTAAATGACCGACAATGGCGATTATCTAAAAAAGAAAAATCAAATATAGAATCCATCGTCTATCTTATGGAACTCTTATATAAACATAGGATAAATCCTATGGTAGCCTATCATTATCAAGAAAATCATATCTTATCTGCGGATAAACTGTTAAGCCATTTTTATGATTATCAAAGTCAAAAAGATAAAATTATTAATTTATATAAACACTTACTGATTTCAAATTACCAGGATTTAGATATTACAGGTCAAGCCATTTCTAATCTTGTGAATGATAAGTCAAATACAGGACGGATTATAGAAAAGCTAATTGAAGAGGTTTTATTAGCAAAAATTGAAAATAAAAAAGAAGTATTACTTAATCGCGCCAAGAAATTAGCGGAGGAAATCAATGAACTATAA
- a CDS encoding YigZ family protein yields MQSILGQTLYEFTEKKSRFIGLIFHVRSVQEVEDILIKVKKDYPGANHYVYAYIIDQTIQKASDDGEPQRTAGYPVLEVLNKNDLNDCLAIVIRYFGGIKLGAGGLIRAYSHSIAEAIKKATFIKKVTQYSCSLTIPYESLNDIERYLRDHAHIDHIDYSDKVNIHFKVYNHNVDQVRKHLSNLTDYEDKVKVIEEKIVYAKVND; encoded by the coding sequence ATGCAATCTATTTTGGGTCAAACGCTCTATGAATTTACTGAAAAAAAGTCTCGATTTATAGGTCTTATTTTTCATGTAAGATCAGTTCAAGAAGTTGAAGACATCTTAATTAAAGTAAAAAAAGATTATCCTGGAGCCAATCACTATGTTTATGCCTACATCATTGACCAAACAATTCAAAAAGCTTCCGATGATGGCGAACCTCAAAGAACTGCTGGTTATCCTGTTTTAGAAGTTTTAAATAAGAATGACTTAAACGATTGTTTGGCCATAGTTATTCGCTATTTTGGTGGTATTAAACTTGGGGCTGGTGGATTAATTAGAGCTTATTCTCATAGTATTGCTGAAGCTATAAAAAAAGCCACTTTTATTAAAAAAGTGACTCAATATTCTTGTTCTTTAACGATTCCTTATGAATCTTTAAATGATATAGAACGTTATCTAAGAGATCATGCTCATATTGATCATATTGATTATAGTGATAAAGTTAATATTCACTTTAAAGTCTATAATCATAATGTTGACCAAGTTAGAAAACACTTATCTAATTTAACTGACTATGAAGATAAGGTTAAGGTCATCGAAGAAAAAATAGTATACGCTAAAGTAAACGATTAA
- a CDS encoding DUF1146 family protein, with protein sequence MLALIEDSPFLIARILLFFVATYFIYIALQSIELSKIFKKNSADNIRFLFMVISMILGHLFVDAIISLFENLNRLL encoded by the coding sequence ATGTTAGCCTTAATTGAAGATAGTCCTTTTTTAATCGCAAGAATTTTATTATTTTTTGTGGCGACTTATTTTATATACATAGCCTTACAATCCATAGAACTAAGTAAAATCTTTAAGAAGAATTCAGCGGATAACATCAGATTTTTATTTATGGTCATATCCATGATTCTTGGACACTTATTCGTGGATGCTATCATTTCATTATTCGAAAATCTTAATCGTTTACTTTAG
- a CDS encoding NusG domain II-containing protein, with amino-acid sequence MILVIAILSTGVLGIIDKVNSTGETFAQVTYAGEPIIKINLNNPEQYQVYNTVYKDDVVTSRAKDGIFYVPGEVTTDMTELYRTDDFARENQVVGIKLQVKDGKISVLYQESPRDLCQLEPPTDSSLKPIVCLPNKVVIRIITSETIDDIYLDDVLE; translated from the coding sequence GTGATTTTAGTCATCGCAATTTTAAGCACAGGTGTTCTAGGCATTATAGATAAAGTAAACTCGACAGGAGAGACTTTTGCTCAAGTGACTTATGCCGGAGAACCCATTATAAAAATAAATTTAAACAATCCAGAACAATATCAAGTCTATAACACTGTTTATAAAGATGATGTTGTTACGTCACGTGCAAAAGATGGAATATTTTATGTGCCAGGCGAGGTCACAACTGATATGACCGAACTTTATCGAACCGATGATTTTGCAAGAGAAAATCAAGTGGTTGGCATTAAATTACAAGTGAAAGATGGTAAAATTTCTGTCTTATATCAAGAAAGTCCTAGAGATCTATGTCAATTAGAACCACCTACGGATTCAAGTTTAAAACCAATTGTTTGTTTGCCTAATAAAGTTGTTATTAGAATCATCACATCAGAAACTATAGATGATATCTATTTAGATGATGTATTGGAGTGA
- a CDS encoding FAD:protein FMN transferase gives MKKILTMMMILTLSIILMACDLNGNITSDTQQTTDLNSTEEIFIPSYCDTTRVNGVYKCTKEFFAFDTVISTTFYINGQEDYQIENLYDMVESIILEYDKLFDPYEAFPDMNNIYTINNSQGPIVIDQKLYDAIEYALDNQDIDPNSEELLFNIAYEPVLELWHDARYSEDCQTGLFYDLCPLPSQEDLEADYNTNPDDILLNRDDQSIEFLKDNMGLDLGGFAKGYVSMIIQDALANYDANYILNLGASNVLVAGKNISNPSADTYAIGVTRPDFESLSTSYYGAAIIEDSFSVVSSGSYQRYFKNINDLDDETIYHHIIDPRTNQPGGQALALTIITTNTGQSDILSTAIFLMDFDYALDYVNSVEGLEAIWYFSEDDIRVSENFMDYFVYL, from the coding sequence ATGAAAAAAATACTGACAATGATGATGATTTTAACATTATCAATAATCTTAATGGCTTGTGATTTAAACGGAAATATCACAAGTGATACACAGCAAACCACTGACCTTAACTCAACTGAAGAAATATTTATTCCGAGTTATTGTGATACCACAAGAGTCAATGGGGTTTATAAATGTACCAAAGAATTCTTTGCTTTTGATACGGTTATTTCTACCACATTCTATATCAATGGTCAAGAAGACTATCAAATCGAAAATCTATACGATATGGTTGAATCAATCATTTTAGAATATGATAAATTATTTGATCCCTATGAAGCCTTCCCTGACATGAATAATATTTATACCATCAACAACAGCCAAGGACCAATTGTTATCGATCAAAAATTATATGATGCTATTGAATATGCTTTAGACAATCAAGATATTGACCCTAATAGTGAAGAACTATTATTCAACATTGCTTATGAACCCGTCTTAGAATTATGGCATGATGCCCGATATAGTGAAGATTGTCAAACAGGTTTATTTTATGATTTGTGTCCATTGCCTAGTCAAGAAGACTTAGAAGCAGACTACAATACAAATCCAGATGATATTCTTTTAAATAGAGATGACCAAAGCATCGAATTTTTAAAAGATAATATGGGCTTAGATTTGGGTGGTTTTGCTAAAGGTTATGTTTCGATGATTATCCAAGATGCTTTAGCAAACTATGATGCTAATTATATTCTAAATCTTGGTGCCTCAAATGTATTGGTTGCTGGTAAGAACATTTCTAATCCAAGTGCTGATACTTACGCTATTGGAGTTACAAGACCAGATTTTGAATCCTTATCAACATCTTATTATGGTGCAGCTATCATTGAAGACTCTTTTTCAGTAGTAAGTTCTGGATCTTATCAAAGATACTTTAAAAACATTAATGATTTGGATGATGAAACCATCTACCATCACATCATCGACCCAAGAACTAACCAACCCGGGGGTCAAGCTTTAGCTTTAACCATTATTACGACCAATACAGGACAATCTGATATTTTATCAACTGCAATTTTCTTAATGGACTTTGACTATGCTTTAGATTATGTCAATAGTGTTGAAGGGCTTGAAGCAATTTGGTACTTCAGTGAAGATGATATTAGAGTATCAGAAAATTTCATGGATTATTTTGTTTACTTATAA
- a CDS encoding Gx transporter family protein, translating to MKTRKLVFLAIMIALAVVLSIVESMISVIFIPGVKLGLANVITLIILLTFSEKDAFIVVLARLLIVALTYSGLFSNSFWISLTGGIFAIVSMIIIKKFSFSIYGISVLGSTMHMVGQVLAAMTLADPALAVILPYLVMLSVPTGLLTAFLANKIIGSLTDQFTYFSK from the coding sequence GTGAAAACAAGAAAATTAGTTTTTTTAGCAATTATGATTGCATTGGCTGTAGTGTTGAGTATCGTTGAATCGATGATATCTGTAATTTTTATTCCAGGTGTTAAACTTGGCTTAGCCAATGTCATTACATTGATTATTTTATTAACTTTTTCGGAAAAAGATGCATTTATTGTGGTTTTAGCTCGATTATTAATAGTGGCATTGACTTACAGTGGATTGTTTTCTAATTCATTTTGGATTTCTTTAACGGGTGGTATATTTGCGATTGTATCCATGATTATCATTAAGAAATTTAGTTTTTCTATCTATGGTATATCAGTCCTAGGATCGACCATGCATATGGTTGGTCAGGTTTTAGCTGCAATGACTTTGGCTGATCCCGCATTGGCGGTTATACTACCATATTTAGTTATGTTATCGGTACCTACTGGTTTATTGACTGCATTTCTTGCAAACAAAATAATTGGTAGTTTAACAGATCAGTTTACATATTTTTCTAAATAA